One Desulfosoma sp. genomic window carries:
- a CDS encoding sigma 54-interacting transcriptional regulator — MSTPVFQPKQRAYESSERLRVLLDLSLALYRCVDLHCLMRDTLPKVRQILNVEAVSIMIADTPENFLQVVWNENLPEALDDFLKKTRIPMERSIAGSVFKSRCGEVIADVRQDSRHYAYLDQTLGFQTRSLLAIPLVSEDHAVGVLECINKTDGAFEPADVELGEAVAGILCLAIQRATLFEDLKKRNVQLQNLVDSCNRKILEIESEKERLSRELQGRHQFQSIIGSSEAMLRVFEHARHALNSDITVLIQGETGTGKELIARCLHYEGLRRDGPFVAENCATIPENLFASELFGHVKGAFSGAVRDRKGLLETAHNGTLFLDEVADMPMDVQKSLLRTLEDGSFRPVGSNETRRSDFRLITATHKDLQKEVDEGRFRQDLYYRISVFRIDMPPFRERYGDVPLLALHFLKEFDQKYCKNISSIDTEALELLNSYPFPGNVRELRNEIEGAYAVADAGRPLMKKHFSPKLLAFAKTTTQKRSQKLKECLETVECNLILEALQSSKGNQTQAAAMLGLSRYGLAKKIRRYKLSFEKGKHR; from the coding sequence ATGTCGACGCCCGTTTTTCAACCAAAACAGAGGGCCTATGAATCCTCTGAACGATTGAGGGTTCTTCTCGATCTGAGCCTTGCCCTTTACCGCTGCGTGGACCTGCATTGCTTGATGCGGGACACTCTTCCAAAGGTTCGCCAAATTCTGAACGTGGAAGCGGTGTCCATTATGATTGCCGATACCCCGGAAAACTTTCTGCAAGTGGTTTGGAACGAAAATCTTCCCGAAGCCCTTGACGATTTCCTGAAAAAGACGCGTATTCCCATGGAAAGAAGCATTGCCGGGTCTGTTTTCAAAAGCCGTTGTGGCGAAGTGATTGCGGATGTGCGTCAGGATTCGCGCCATTATGCGTACCTGGATCAAACCTTGGGTTTTCAGACACGATCTCTTTTGGCCATTCCATTAGTGTCGGAAGACCATGCGGTGGGGGTTTTGGAATGTATCAATAAAACCGATGGGGCTTTTGAGCCGGCAGATGTGGAGCTGGGGGAGGCGGTGGCCGGTATTTTGTGCCTGGCCATTCAAAGGGCCACACTTTTCGAGGATCTGAAAAAACGTAATGTCCAGCTTCAAAATCTGGTCGATTCTTGCAATCGGAAGATTCTGGAGATAGAAAGCGAAAAAGAGCGACTGTCGAGAGAGTTGCAGGGGCGCCACCAGTTCCAAAGCATCATCGGCTCCAGCGAAGCCATGCTTAGAGTTTTTGAGCATGCTCGGCATGCCTTGAACTCGGACATTACGGTTCTGATTCAAGGTGAGACTGGAACGGGCAAGGAACTCATTGCGCGATGTCTGCATTACGAAGGTCTTCGAAGAGACGGGCCGTTTGTGGCGGAAAATTGTGCGACCATTCCGGAGAATTTGTTCGCATCCGAACTCTTCGGCCATGTCAAGGGGGCTTTTTCCGGCGCCGTCAGAGACCGAAAAGGATTGTTGGAAACCGCGCATAATGGAACACTTTTTCTGGATGAAGTGGCTGACATGCCCATGGACGTCCAAAAAAGCTTACTAAGGACTCTTGAGGACGGTTCCTTTCGGCCGGTGGGTTCCAACGAAACCCGAAGGTCCGATTTTAGGCTTATTACCGCCACACACAAGGATCTTCAAAAAGAAGTGGATGAAGGTCGATTTCGACAAGATCTCTATTATCGAATCAGCGTCTTTCGCATTGACATGCCGCCGTTTCGAGAACGTTATGGAGATGTCCCTCTGCTCGCTTTGCACTTTCTCAAAGAGTTCGATCAAAAGTACTGTAAAAATATCTCAAGCATTGACACTGAGGCCTTGGAACTCCTGAACAGCTATCCTTTCCCTGGGAATGTTCGAGAGTTACGAAATGAAATCGAGGGTGCCTATGCCGTTGCGGATGCCGGCCGCCCCTTGATGAAGAAACACTTCAGTCCTAAGTTGTTGGCATTTGCCAAAACCACGACCCAAAAACGTTCTCAGAAGCTTAAGGAATGCCTGGAGACAGTGGAATGCAACCTCATCCTTGAAGCTTTGCAGTCTTCCAAAGGCAACCAAACCCAAGCGGCCGCCATGTTGGGATTGAGCCGCTACGGTCTTGCCAAGAAAATTCGGCGTTACAAGCTAAGTTTTGAGAAAGGAAAACATCGTTGA
- a CDS encoding TIGR01777 family oxidoreductase has product MKVLITGASGFVGTQLCHRLVERGHQVTGVAQGPRPNALPPEVDYISADTTQAGSWQEAVAPQDILINLAGASIFRRWTPNSKKIIYNSRILTTRNLVQAIPDGTSLTLLSTSAVGYYGPRGDASLTEDEPPGSDFLASLCVDWEAAALAARSKGARVVCPRFGIVLGKTGGALGQMIPAFKRFVGGPLGDGRQWFSWIHMEDLIGAMLFVMENKAVEGPVNFCAPNPVRNETLAHVLGKLLHRPSFLRTPAFALKLALGEFGSVLLEGQRVFPSVLLRHGYVFRYPEIEQALKEVLGI; this is encoded by the coding sequence ATGAAGGTTCTGATAACCGGAGCTTCAGGGTTTGTGGGCACTCAGTTGTGTCATCGATTGGTGGAACGTGGTCATCAGGTCACAGGCGTGGCCCAGGGGCCTCGGCCGAACGCTCTGCCCCCCGAGGTGGACTACATTTCGGCAGATACCACTCAGGCAGGATCATGGCAAGAAGCCGTCGCTCCCCAGGATATCCTGATCAATTTGGCCGGAGCCTCCATCTTTCGGCGCTGGACACCCAATTCTAAAAAGATCATTTACAATTCCCGCATTCTCACCACTCGAAATCTGGTTCAGGCCATTCCCGATGGGACCTCCCTGACCCTGCTGAGCACGTCCGCGGTAGGTTACTACGGCCCCAGAGGGGATGCCAGCCTGACGGAAGACGAGCCCCCCGGTTCGGATTTTTTGGCATCCCTTTGCGTGGACTGGGAGGCGGCTGCCTTAGCAGCGCGATCCAAAGGAGCCCGTGTGGTATGTCCACGATTCGGCATCGTGTTGGGCAAAACGGGAGGCGCTTTGGGGCAGATGATTCCGGCTTTCAAAAGGTTCGTCGGGGGGCCTTTAGGCGACGGACGCCAATGGTTTTCCTGGATTCACATGGAAGACCTCATCGGTGCCATGTTGTTTGTCATGGAAAATAAAGCCGTTGAAGGGCCTGTGAATTTTTGTGCTCCCAACCCTGTCCGTAACGAAACCTTGGCCCACGTTCTTGGAAAACTGCTTCATCGACCCAGCTTTCTTAGAACCCCCGCCTTTGCTCTCAAGCTGGCTTTGGGTGAATTCGGCTCCGTGCTGCTCGAAGGCCAAAGAGTCTTTCCCTCCGTGCTTCTGCGTCACGGTTATGTTTTCCGTTATCCAGAAATCGAGCAAGCCCTCAAGGAAGTTTTAGGAATCTAA
- a CDS encoding TolC family protein: MRSLKRRIAKLFLTLLCLPAVVFQSGWIPAAAGSEATLGEVLSLKDALQEALANHHLIREAEELEKAAMNEEQSAQAAMKPSLSTHYQYFRLEDHPYAIFRTNLGVQQVNMGHRGTYTWDVTLTQPLFTGFALSTKKKIAGLDVAVSQVRKEAAILDVIKHVKTAYYRVLLAQRYLDVAREEVDLLTAHLKDAQRFYDQGLIPYNDVLKSKVALAQAQQVLVRRQKDLEVASADLNRLLGRDLSRPLRLQEAASFQPQALSLEALIAEALRTRPELSLLRLEVEKAKESVRMAASELYPKLYAVGAYERTGKDPLGEENDYRNPETAAVGVRMDWSVFEWGRSLAQVRRQRHTLAALQEKLADIETSVALEVKAALADVQVAEENIQTAQKALEQAKENLRITRLQYQQQVTTVTEVLDARTYLTQAEANFYAAHYGRRIAQAELDRAVGFRALDEGDKDGR, from the coding sequence ATGAGGTCTCTTAAACGGCGTATCGCAAAACTCTTCCTAACCTTATTGTGTCTGCCCGCCGTCGTGTTTCAGAGCGGTTGGATTCCTGCGGCTGCCGGCTCTGAAGCGACTCTAGGAGAAGTCCTGTCCCTTAAGGATGCTTTGCAGGAAGCCTTGGCGAACCACCACCTGATTCGAGAAGCCGAGGAATTGGAAAAGGCGGCCATGAACGAAGAGCAAAGTGCTCAGGCGGCCATGAAGCCGTCTCTCTCCACACACTACCAGTACTTTCGCCTTGAAGATCACCCTTACGCTATCTTTCGAACCAATCTAGGGGTTCAGCAAGTCAATATGGGTCATCGAGGAACCTACACGTGGGACGTGACCTTGACCCAACCTCTTTTTACCGGATTTGCTCTTTCCACCAAGAAAAAGATCGCCGGTTTGGATGTGGCGGTCTCTCAGGTTCGAAAGGAAGCGGCAATTCTGGATGTCATCAAGCATGTCAAGACCGCGTATTACCGAGTGCTTTTGGCACAACGCTACCTTGACGTGGCTCGAGAGGAAGTGGATCTGCTGACAGCTCACCTTAAAGATGCGCAGCGCTTTTATGATCAGGGGCTTATCCCTTATAACGATGTGTTGAAATCCAAGGTGGCTTTGGCTCAAGCCCAACAGGTGCTTGTGCGGCGACAAAAAGACCTGGAGGTGGCTTCGGCGGACTTGAACCGGCTTCTGGGTCGAGACTTGTCCCGGCCGCTTCGGCTGCAAGAGGCGGCTTCTTTTCAGCCACAGGCCCTCTCTTTGGAGGCTCTGATTGCAGAAGCCTTGAGAACACGGCCCGAACTGAGCCTTCTAAGGCTTGAAGTGGAAAAGGCCAAAGAAAGTGTTCGAATGGCAGCCAGCGAGCTTTATCCCAAACTCTATGCGGTGGGAGCCTACGAACGCACAGGCAAGGATCCGTTAGGGGAAGAAAACGATTATCGAAATCCGGAAACGGCTGCCGTCGGAGTACGCATGGACTGGTCTGTCTTTGAATGGGGTCGAAGTCTGGCTCAGGTTCGTCGGCAACGCCATACCCTTGCGGCTCTGCAAGAAAAACTGGCGGATATTGAAACCAGTGTGGCCTTGGAAGTGAAAGCTGCCTTGGCTGATGTCCAGGTTGCGGAAGAAAATATTCAAACGGCTCAAAAGGCTCTGGAACAGGCCAAGGAAAATCTCAGAATCACGCGTTTACAGTATCAACAACAAGTGACCACCGTCACCGAAGTCCTGGATGCCAGAACTTACCTGACGCAGGCGGAGGCCAATTTCTATGCGGCTCATTATGGACGCCGCATCGCTCAAGCGGAACTGGATCGGGCTGTCGGATTCCGTGCTCTGGATGAGGGGGATAAAGATGGGAGATAG
- a CDS encoding efflux RND transporter periplasmic adaptor subunit, translating into MGDRSLEQAAGHKARWIVFAVAAVLLMVSAFNVMRFRTRSSETRELQVVVPVEVREARNALVEEFLKTTGDLVPLQDVYLYPAVPGKKILEVFFERGQLVPKGALVVRLDDAEVAARLRQAEAAVHAARTQLELLEKDKARLENLYRQNAVAKQRLDHIQAEYRAARARLDEAQAARKALEEIHGDFFLHAPLSGILAERYVDPGNLSDVKKPIVRITNETVLKVVFHVPEKDFPLISPGMKGLCRSDAFPDRTFEGTVAVLSPVLDPRTRTALAELHVPNPELVLRSGMFAHVTLPLKTRETLVVDRDALVRVPGTGQPYVFVVEDGRARLRNVRLGVEQETYVEVVEGLRLHDQVIVRGQNRVVDGSPVEMVATKASS; encoded by the coding sequence ATGGGAGATAGGTCCTTAGAGCAGGCAGCGGGACACAAGGCCAGATGGATTGTGTTCGCCGTGGCAGCGGTCCTTTTGATGGTCAGTGCCTTTAACGTGATGCGGTTTCGCACACGATCTTCGGAAACCAGGGAACTTCAGGTGGTGGTGCCTGTGGAAGTTCGAGAGGCGCGAAACGCTCTGGTGGAGGAATTCCTCAAAACCACCGGAGACCTTGTGCCGTTGCAAGATGTGTATCTTTACCCGGCCGTGCCTGGAAAGAAAATTCTGGAGGTCTTTTTTGAACGCGGTCAACTAGTTCCCAAAGGTGCTCTGGTTGTGCGCCTGGATGATGCCGAAGTGGCGGCCAGGCTTCGACAGGCTGAAGCGGCTGTGCACGCGGCGCGCACTCAGCTGGAACTGCTGGAAAAAGACAAGGCCAGATTGGAAAACTTGTATCGTCAAAACGCCGTGGCCAAGCAGAGGTTGGACCATATTCAAGCGGAATACCGAGCGGCCCGCGCGCGGCTCGACGAAGCTCAAGCCGCTCGAAAAGCCCTTGAAGAGATCCATGGGGATTTTTTTCTGCACGCGCCTTTGAGCGGCATACTGGCCGAACGCTATGTGGACCCGGGGAATCTTTCCGATGTCAAGAAGCCCATCGTCCGTATTACCAATGAAACCGTTCTCAAGGTCGTCTTTCATGTGCCTGAAAAGGATTTCCCCCTCATAAGTCCAGGCATGAAAGGCTTGTGCCGCTCGGATGCCTTTCCCGATCGAACCTTTGAAGGAACGGTGGCCGTTCTTTCTCCGGTCCTGGATCCTCGCACCCGCACGGCTCTGGCCGAGCTCCATGTGCCCAATCCCGAACTGGTTTTGCGATCCGGTATGTTTGCCCATGTGACGTTGCCTCTAAAGACCCGTGAAACCCTGGTGGTGGACCGTGACGCTCTGGTGCGCGTTCCAGGAACAGGACAGCCCTATGTGTTTGTCGTGGAAGATGGAAGGGCACGGTTACGTAATGTGCGTCTTGGGGTGGAACAAGAAACCTATGTAGAAGTCGTCGAAGGGCTTCGGCTGCACGACCAAGTGATTGTGCGGGGTCAAAACCGTGTTGTGGATGGATCCCCGGTGGAAATGGTTGCGACAAAGGCCTCATCGTAA